The following nucleotide sequence is from Erythrobacter aurantius.
GTTGAAGCTCATTGCGGTGATCACAGCGGCAAGCTGCGCCTGCCAGAACGCCGCCGCCACTGCCAGCAGCGCGCCCAGCACCGCGTAATGCACCACCACGCCCAGCGCACCGACCGTGCCGAACAGCGCAAACCGCGTCGGGATCACCCTGCCCAGTGTCTTGTCATAAAGCCCGGCCAGGAAATCGAACAGCACCGCGCGATCAAGCTTGCTTTCGCCTTCGCGGCGTTTCGAGAAATTCAGGGGAAATTCCTTCACCGTCATGGGACTGTCGGCGGTGGCGAGCAGATCGAGCAGAATCTTGAACCCGATGCCCGACAATCGCGGCACAAGCGCGCGCGCCGTCGCAGTGGGCAGCATGAAATACCCGCTCATCGGATCGGTTAGCTCCACCCCGGTGATGCGCCTCGCGATGGCATTGGCAAAGCCGGAAAGCCGCTCACGCTCGGGCTCGTCCCAGTCGGCGGTGCTGGCCCCTTCGGCAAAGCGGCTGGCGACGCAGATTTGCGCCTCCCCTGCCTTGAGCGCGGCGAGCATTCGCGGCAGCAATGCGGGATCGTGCTGGTGATCGGCGTCCATCACCGCCGCAAAGGGCGCGGCAGTGGCACAGAACCCCTCTATCGCCGCGCTGGCAAGTCCGCGTCGTCCGATCCGCTGGATCACCCGCACGCGCCGGTCAGCCAGTGCCAGATCGCGCGCTTCGTCGGCGGTGCCGTCCTTGCTGTCGTCATCGACGATCAGCACTTCCCAGCCATCCGGCCCCAGCGCATCCGCTATCCGCGCGACCAGCGGCGCGAGATTGCCACGCTCGTTCAGCGTGGGAAGGATGATTGCAAGATCAAGCATGGGTGAAGCGGATCAGAGCCGCTCGCACACCGCCGTGCCGATCGCCTCGGTGCCATGTTCGCCGCCCAGATCGCGGCCAAGGAAACCATCGGCCAGGGCGCGCTCCACCGCTGTCTCGATCCGCTTTGCCTGATCGTCCAGCTTGAACGAATAACGCAGCATCATCGCGACCGAGAGGATCGCCGCCGTCGGGTTGGCCACGCCCTGCCCGGCTATATCGGGCGCGCTGCCGTGGATCGGTTCGTACATGCCGAACATGCCGTATTCGGTGCTGCGTTCTCCCAGAGATGCGCTGGCCAGCAGACCAATCGAACCGACCGCCGCGCTGGCGAGGTCGGACAGGATATCGCCGAACAGATTGCCCGTAAGCACCACGCCGAAACTGCCGGGATGGCTGATCAGCTGCATCGCCGCGTTGTCGACATACATGTGGCTGAGCGCGATGTCGGGATGCGCGCCTGCCGCCTCGATCACGGTATCGCGCCACACC
It contains:
- a CDS encoding glycosyltransferase family 2 protein, which produces MLDLAIILPTLNERGNLAPLVARIADALGPDGWEVLIVDDDSKDGTADEARDLALADRRVRVIQRIGRRGLASAAIEGFCATAAPFAAVMDADHQHDPALLPRMLAALKAGEAQICVASRFAEGASTADWDEPERERLSGFANAIARRITGVELTDPMSGYFMLPTATARALVPRLSGIGFKILLDLLATADSPMTVKEFPLNFSKRREGESKLDRAVLFDFLAGLYDKTLGRVIPTRFALFGTVGALGVVVHYAVLGALLAVAAAFWQAQLAAVITAMSFNFWLNNWLTYRDKRLKGWSEVLRGWAGFCLTCAIGAFANVAVATFLNEQGVFWALAALAGILIGSVWNYALSSRFVWGRF